A window of the Methanofastidiosum sp. genome harbors these coding sequences:
- a CDS encoding SnoaL-like domain-containing protein, which yields MKRIHYFAMCAFLVLGCKQNSQLSDKEINSIKSEVIASMHKAFENEKSLDAEKATHLYIDNGDFVFGGDGYLITDYSYLQKDFKDFLSSNQKWLDLNIHNEYVYVISKDAAAYSFEFDWKILRKDGDTLRCKNGSWTFVLRKIEDEWRSVHCNGAHIFE from the coding sequence ATGAAAAGAATTCATTATTTCGCTATGTGCGCATTCTTAGTATTGGGGTGCAAACAAAATTCTCAACTTTCTGACAAAGAAATAAATAGTATCAAATCAGAAGTTATTGCTTCTATGCATAAAGCATTTGAAAATGAAAAAAGCCTTGATGCCGAAAAGGCAACTCATTTGTATATTGACAATGGAGACTTCGTATTTGGTGGGGATGGATATTTAATCACGGATTACAGTTACTTGCAAAAAGATTTTAAAGATTTTTTATCGTCAAATCAAAAGTGGTTGGATTTGAATATTCATAATGAATATGTTTATGTAATATCCAAAGATGCCGCAGCTTATTCTTTTGAATTTGACTGGAAAATATTGAGAAAAGACGGCGATACTTTAAGGTGTAAGAATGGATCTTGGACATTTGTTTTAAGAAAAATTGAAGACGAGTGGCGATCCGTTCATTGTAACGGAGCACATATATTTGAATAA